A window of the Roseburia sp. 831b genome harbors these coding sequences:
- a CDS encoding ABC transporter ATP-binding protein/permease, whose protein sequence is MFHKRLMREFKENQSMIAGMVLTQWLMLFANIVLMIATADMVEAVVKEKGIPQTFIQLVVTLFLILIVRGFLSYWNQQLSFCISKQLKERLRALVYEKLMRMGSNYKNSLKTAEIVQISTEGVEQLEIYFGKYVPQFFYSMIAPLTLFVIVGEMSLKVALVLLLCVPLIPISIIAVQKFAKKMLAKYWGTYTQLGDSFLECLQGLTTLKIYQADERYAKKMDEESENFRKITMRVLVMQLNSISVMDLVAYGGTAVGIVLSILELQKGAIHLPQCFFIMMISSEFFLPLRLLGSFFHIAMNGNAAADKIFALLDEKEETVEATETEMETKEQGLKLEQVSFSYEENQPVLKGISMTAKKGLTAIVGESGCGKSTLVSLLMKEQKKKAGNIRINGRKIEGVSSELSHKKITRVCHDSYLFAGTVRENLLMGKEDASDEEMLEALRKVNLLSFVRENGGLSMVLLEKASNLSGGQKQRLALARALLHQTDVYLFDEATSNIDVESENDIMQVISQLAKEKVVLLISHRLANVTKANQIYVMKNGTFVEHGTHDELLGQEGYYAKLFLEQKQLERYQDKKVG, encoded by the coding sequence ATGTTTCACAAGAGACTAATGCGTGAGTTTAAAGAAAATCAAAGTATGATAGCTGGCATGGTGTTGACGCAGTGGCTCATGCTTTTTGCCAATATTGTACTAATGATTGCAACTGCGGATATGGTGGAGGCGGTTGTGAAGGAAAAAGGTATACCACAGACTTTCATACAGCTTGTGGTAACGCTTTTTTTGATACTTATTGTGAGAGGATTTCTTTCCTATTGGAATCAACAGCTTTCTTTTTGCATCTCAAAACAGTTAAAAGAGCGCCTCAGAGCGTTGGTATATGAAAAACTGATGCGGATGGGAAGTAACTACAAAAATAGTTTAAAGACGGCGGAGATTGTCCAGATTAGTACTGAAGGTGTAGAACAGTTAGAAATTTATTTTGGAAAATATGTACCGCAGTTTTTTTATAGTATGATTGCACCGCTTACCTTATTTGTGATTGTAGGAGAAATGAGTTTAAAGGTTGCACTTGTGTTACTGCTTTGCGTGCCGTTAATTCCGATTTCCATTATTGCAGTCCAGAAGTTTGCAAAAAAGATGCTGGCAAAATATTGGGGAACTTACACACAGCTTGGAGATTCATTTCTGGAATGCCTGCAGGGACTTACAACGTTAAAAATTTATCAGGCGGACGAGCGCTATGCAAAAAAGATGGACGAGGAGTCTGAAAATTTCCGTAAAATTACAATGCGTGTGCTCGTGATGCAGTTGAACTCCATCAGTGTGATGGATTTAGTTGCCTATGGCGGAACCGCAGTCGGAATTGTTCTTAGTATTTTGGAATTACAAAAAGGGGCAATCCATTTGCCACAGTGCTTTTTTATCATGATGATTTCATCCGAATTTTTCCTGCCGCTTCGTCTGCTGGGGTCTTTTTTTCATATTGCAATGAACGGAAATGCCGCGGCAGATAAAATTTTTGCATTGCTCGATGAGAAAGAGGAGACAGTAGAGGCGACAGAAACAGAAATGGAGACAAAGGAGCAGGGGCTTAAATTGGAACAGGTTTCATTTTCCTATGAAGAAAATCAGCCGGTGCTTAAGGGCATTTCCATGACGGCAAAAAAGGGGCTGACTGCGATTGTCGGTGAGTCTGGCTGTGGAAAAAGCACACTGGTTTCGCTGCTTATGAAAGAACAGAAAAAAAAGGCGGGAAATATCCGAATCAATGGAAGAAAAATAGAAGGCGTTTCCTCGGAACTCTCACATAAAAAGATTACAAGAGTCTGCCATGACAGCTATCTTTTTGCAGGGACCGTCAGAGAGAATCTCCTTATGGGAAAAGAGGATGCGAGTGACGAAGAAATGTTAGAGGCACTTCGCAAAGTAAACCTGCTTTCTTTTGTCAGGGAAAATGGTGGACTTTCTATGGTGCTGTTGGAGAAAGCGTCTAACCTGTCCGGTGGACAAAAGCAAAGGCTTGCCCTTGCACGTGCCTTGTTACATCAGACGGATGTCTATTTATTTGATGAAGCAACTTCTAATATTGATGTGGAGAGTGAAAATGACATTATGCAGGTCATCAGCCAGCTTGCAAAAGAGAAGGTGGTACTGTTGATTTCTCATAGGCTTGCGAATGTGACAAAGGCAAATCAGATTTATGTGATGAAAAATGGGACATTTGTGGAACATGGTACGCACGACGAACTGCTGGGGCAGGAAGGCTATTATGCAAAATTGTTCTTAGAGCAGAAACAGTTAGAGCGGTATCAGGATAAGAAAGTAGGTTAG
- a CDS encoding nitrous oxide-stimulated promoter family protein, with protein sequence MIEVYCKKKHKTKGGLCAECKELADYAALRTSKCPFMETKTFCSACKVHCYAPEKKEKIKEVMRFSGPRMLWYHPVLAIKHAYVTIKNVRSKKKCESQNTQKIKNVMER encoded by the coding sequence ATGATAGAGGTGTATTGCAAAAAGAAACATAAAACAAAGGGGGGACTTTGCGCGGAATGTAAGGAACTTGCTGATTATGCTGCGCTTCGCACCAGCAAATGTCCGTTTATGGAGACCAAAACTTTTTGTAGTGCATGTAAGGTACACTGCTACGCACCGGAGAAAAAGGAAAAAATCAAAGAAGTAATGCGTTTTTCCGGACCACGGATGCTATGGTATCACCCGGTTCTTGCAATCAAACATGCTTATGTAACCATAAAGAATGTAAGAAGCAAGAAGAAGTGTGAAAGTCAAAATACACAAAAGATAAAAAATGTGATGGAAAGATAG
- a CDS encoding O-acetylhomoserine aminocarboxypropyltransferase/cysteine synthase family protein — MAKKSYSERNLKFETLQLHVGQEQPDPVTDARAVPIYLTSSYVFHNSQHAADRFGLRDAGNIYGRLTNPTEDVFEQRIAKLEGGVAALAVGSGAAALTYAFQAVAHAGDHVVAAKNIYGGTYNLLAHTLPDYGIEATFVDPFDYDGIEAAIKENTKAIEIETLGNPNSEVVDIERIAKIAHAHNIPLLVDNTFATPYLVRPIEYGADVVIHSATKFIGGHGTTIGGVIIDSGNFDWEASGKFPWLVEPNVSYHGVSFAKDCAPAAFATYIRAILLRDTGATISPVHSFIFLQGLETLSLRVERHVENALKVVQYLKDQPLVEKVNHPSISEDPEQQKLYKKYFPNGGGSIFTFEIKGDAKKAQEFIDNLELFSLLANVADVKSLAIHPASTTHSECNEAELLDQGIKPNTIRLSIGTENIDDIIEDLDEAFKAIQ, encoded by the coding sequence ATGGCAAAAAAATCATATTCAGAAAGAAATTTAAAATTTGAAACTTTACAGTTACACGTTGGACAGGAGCAGCCAGACCCGGTTACCGATGCAAGAGCAGTTCCAATCTATCTGACATCCTCTTATGTATTCCATAACAGCCAGCATGCAGCAGACCGTTTCGGCCTTCGTGATGCAGGAAATATTTACGGAAGACTTACCAACCCGACAGAAGATGTATTCGAGCAAAGAATTGCAAAATTAGAGGGTGGTGTTGCAGCACTTGCTGTTGGTTCCGGTGCAGCAGCATTGACTTATGCATTCCAGGCAGTGGCTCATGCAGGAGACCATGTGGTAGCAGCAAAAAATATTTACGGTGGAACATATAACTTATTGGCACACACACTTCCAGATTACGGAATTGAGGCAACTTTCGTAGACCCATTCGACTATGATGGAATCGAAGCTGCCATCAAAGAAAATACAAAAGCAATCGAGATTGAAACACTTGGAAATCCAAACTCAGAGGTTGTGGATATCGAGCGAATTGCAAAAATTGCACATGCGCATAACATCCCACTTTTGGTGGATAATACATTTGCAACACCATATCTGGTTCGCCCGATTGAATATGGCGCAGACGTTGTCATCCATTCCGCAACCAAATTCATCGGTGGTCATGGTACTACAATCGGTGGTGTTATCATCGACAGCGGTAACTTTGACTGGGAAGCAAGTGGAAAATTCCCATGGTTAGTTGAGCCTAATGTATCATACCATGGTGTCAGCTTTGCGAAAGACTGCGCTCCGGCAGCATTTGCTACCTATATTAGAGCAATCCTCTTAAGAGATACAGGTGCAACCATTTCACCGGTACATTCCTTCATTTTCTTACAGGGACTTGAGACATTATCCCTTCGTGTAGAACGTCATGTAGAGAATGCACTTAAGGTTGTTCAGTACTTAAAGGATCAGCCGCTTGTAGAGAAAGTAAACCATCCATCTATTTCAGAGGACCCAGAACAGCAGAAACTCTACAAAAAATACTTCCCAAATGGCGGTGGCTCTATCTTTACCTTTGAAATCAAAGGGGATGCAAAAAAAGCACAGGAATTTATTGATAACTTAGAGTTATTCTCACTTCTTGCAAATGTTGCAGATGTGAAATCTCTTGCAATTCATCCTGCATCTACCACACATTCCGAGTGCAACGAGGCAGAGTTGTTAGATCAGGGAATCAAACCAAACACAATCCGTCTTTCCATCGGAACAGAAAACATTGATGATATTATTGAAGACTTAGACGAGGCGTTTAAGGCAATCCAGTAA
- a CDS encoding response regulator has translation MMIAIQCICFLITFSVIFYYIRKGIQSKAHRLLPLLLCLISAYNVLQVLQYAIDLSKVIVILENVILIQALYVLVYYILEFSYLKMPKWGDALLIFSMLFMYAMAMILYHNHELYRLCFTIYIFLYLILVLVLATYVYQNCYLNMREHHVANMLYLALVLPEIALLIHNLTKMPEDVLVPISIAGSCLIALYLMKTDQLEDTSVLLQENLFDSSDAAIVLYDEDGYFLKANQAARTLFEKEEKEVPIEQQKKENLDQAVDEEFLIGKRCYRCHVEKRKVHGRSCGYIVSFTDITKEKQEMQKMEELRQEAEKRSVFKSRFLANMSHDLRSPLHAMLGLNDILLARKDLSQRNRNYLKQMKKAGASLLSIVNDILLYSRIETGKLILLREAYSFRELMEELAQLTVVQLKQKQVQFSLNYRTECPKELVGDSLRVREMLQNILYNAVKYTQKGSITCEIFAEMEKKENKVNKVKMTCMVKDTGSGMSEEEIEEVFEEYVTHAGADKEEGIGLGLAIVKNLARLMDGEVKAFSDGKTGTTITLSFWQELSENSSVIEPSHWESKEPVSDEEEEETFFIKNWNYPEARVLLVDDMKVNQEIFAELASIWNIKPEVASSGEEALERVKRHPYDLLILDQMMPGLSGMETAELLRKEYKMPMILLTADASNETRLKAREHGMEGFLTKPIKLNELNAQFEQFLPEAFRVSCVGQNMENYQSDASLREQNRQKTYRVVVRELEELEKSLEQYAREDVELFRIKVHGVKGLMRQMGFPSMARSAEIMEMAAKAGHLLFLRENLGDFMEEYREVLEELQEKLKRMTQKETAPVKEVVSPEEERRCWEDVKKGFDDYDLNAIEKAIAQLQKIVLEDRKVSLLAKLCDAMEQIEYETGSELLEEFLTKEEQV, from the coding sequence ATGATGATTGCAATACAGTGTATTTGTTTTTTGATAACGTTTTCTGTTATATTCTATTATATAAGAAAGGGCATTCAGTCTAAGGCACACAGACTGTTGCCCCTTTTACTTTGTCTAATCAGTGCCTACAATGTATTGCAGGTGTTGCAATATGCGATTGACTTAAGCAAGGTCATCGTTATCTTGGAAAATGTGATTTTGATACAGGCACTTTATGTTCTGGTGTATTATATTCTGGAATTTAGTTACTTAAAAATGCCAAAATGGGGAGATGCGTTGTTGATTTTTAGCATGCTATTTATGTATGCAATGGCAATGATTTTGTATCATAATCATGAGTTATACCGTCTTTGTTTTACCATTTATATTTTTTTATATCTGATTCTGGTATTGGTGCTGGCAACCTATGTATATCAGAACTGTTATTTGAACATGAGGGAACATCACGTGGCAAATATGTTATATCTTGCGCTGGTGTTGCCGGAGATTGCACTATTGATTCACAATTTAACAAAGATGCCGGAGGATGTGCTTGTTCCGATTTCCATAGCAGGGTCGTGTCTGATTGCTTTATATTTGATGAAAACAGACCAGCTGGAGGATACGTCAGTACTATTGCAGGAAAATCTGTTTGATTCCTCGGATGCCGCAATTGTATTATATGATGAAGATGGATATTTTTTAAAGGCAAATCAGGCAGCAAGGACACTGTTTGAAAAAGAGGAAAAAGAAGTTCCCATAGAACAGCAGAAGAAAGAAAATCTGGATCAGGCTGTGGATGAAGAATTTTTGATTGGAAAAAGATGTTATCGCTGCCATGTGGAAAAGAGGAAGGTGCATGGAAGGTCATGTGGCTATATCGTTTCGTTTACCGATATTACGAAAGAAAAGCAGGAAATGCAAAAGATGGAGGAACTTCGTCAGGAAGCAGAGAAACGTTCCGTCTTTAAGAGCAGATTTCTTGCCAATATGAGTCATGATTTAAGAAGCCCGCTCCACGCGATGCTTGGATTAAACGATATTTTGCTCGCCAGAAAGGATTTATCGCAGAGAAACCGGAATTACCTAAAACAGATGAAAAAAGCCGGTGCATCACTGCTTTCGATTGTAAATGATATTTTGCTCTATTCTAGAATTGAGACAGGAAAGCTTATTTTACTCCGGGAGGCGTATTCGTTCCGGGAGCTGATGGAGGAACTAGCACAACTTACCGTGGTTCAACTGAAACAAAAACAGGTACAATTTTCATTGAACTATCGCACAGAATGTCCAAAAGAACTGGTGGGAGATTCGCTAAGGGTCCGTGAGATGCTGCAAAATATTTTGTATAATGCAGTGAAGTATACGCAAAAGGGCAGCATTACCTGTGAAATTTTTGCCGAGATGGAAAAGAAAGAAAATAAAGTAAATAAAGTAAAAATGACCTGCATGGTGAAAGACACCGGGAGCGGAATGAGTGAGGAAGAAATTGAGGAAGTTTTTGAAGAATATGTGACCCACGCAGGGGCAGATAAGGAAGAGGGGATTGGATTAGGACTTGCGATTGTAAAAAATCTCGCCAGGCTTATGGATGGGGAAGTGAAAGCTTTTAGTGATGGAAAAACGGGTACTACAATTACACTTTCTTTTTGGCAGGAATTAAGTGAGAACAGTAGTGTAATCGAGCCATCTCACTGGGAGAGTAAGGAGCCGGTATCTGACGAAGAGGAAGAGGAGACCTTTTTTATCAAAAACTGGAATTATCCAGAGGCGAGGGTACTTCTTGTAGATGATATGAAAGTCAACCAGGAGATTTTTGCGGAATTAGCATCCATCTGGAACATCAAACCGGAGGTTGCCTCAAGCGGAGAAGAAGCACTTGAGCGTGTAAAAAGGCATCCTTACGACCTTTTGATTTTAGACCAGATGATGCCTGGGTTAAGTGGGATGGAGACGGCGGAATTACTGCGGAAAGAATACAAGATGCCGATGATTCTTCTGACAGCGGATGCATCCAATGAGACAAGATTAAAGGCAAGAGAACACGGAATGGAAGGTTTTCTTACCAAACCAATTAAATTAAATGAATTAAATGCACAATTCGAACAATTTCTCCCGGAGGCATTCAGAGTTTCCTGTGTTGGGCAAAACATGGAAAACTATCAAAGTGATGCAAGTCTGCGGGAACAGAACAGACAAAAGACGTATCGTGTGGTGGTAAGGGAATTAGAGGAACTGGAAAAAAGTCTGGAACAGTATGCAAGGGAAGATGTCGAACTTTTCCGTATCAAGGTGCACGGCGTGAAAGGGTTGATGAGACAGATGGGATTCCCTTCGATGGCACGTTCTGCGGAGATTATGGAAATGGCGGCAAAGGCAGGACATTTACTCTTTTTGCGGGAGAACCTGGGAGACTTTATGGAAGAGTACCGGGAGGTACTCGAAGAACTTCAGGAAAAATTAAAGCGTATGACGCAAAAGGAGACTGCACCTGTAAAAGAAGTGGTTTCGCCAGAGGAAGAACGAAGATGTTGGGAGGACGTGAAAAAAGGATTTGATGATTATGATTTGAATGCAATTGAAAAAGCGATTGCACAATTGCAGAAAATTGTATTAGAGGATAGAAAGGTAAGTCTGCTTGCAAAGCTTTGCGATGCGATGGAACAGATCGAGTATGAGACGGGCAGCGAACTCCTGGAAGAATTCCTGACCAAAGAGGAACAAGTATAA